A single region of the Polyodon spathula isolate WHYD16114869_AA chromosome 5, ASM1765450v1, whole genome shotgun sequence genome encodes:
- the LOC121315895 gene encoding coiled-coil domain-containing protein 28A-like translates to MEEEKKLKRKSPKTSTSQAAPTGNSKKNAMPASRSTAFTSMGAQTSSQKRKFKRGMREKTQSQGAARKNTQSAPIQHSFLTDVSDVQEMEKGLLSLLNDFHSGKLQAFGNECSIDQMEHVQEMQEKLARLNFDLYGEVEELPEDQRKGASDSNLDKLMSNLEELSSSIQNLNLADFQEVPRTSSI, encoded by the exons atggaggaggagaagaagttaaaaagaaaaagcccCAAGACCTCCACCAGCCAGGCAGCTCCTACTGGCAATAGTAAGAAAAATGCTATGCCTGCCAGCAGAAGCACTGCCTTCACCAGTATGGGAGCACAGACATCAAgtcaaaaaagaaaatttaaaag GGGCATGAGAGAGAAAACACAATCCCAGGGTGCAGCACGAAAAAACACCCAATCTGCACCGATCCAGCACTCCTTTCTGACTGACGTGTCTGACGTTCAAGAGATGGAAAAGGGCTTGCTCAGTCTCCTCAATGACTTCCACTCTGGCAAACTCCAGGCCTTTG GTAACGAGTGTTCAATCGATCAGATGGAGCATGTGCAGGAGATGCAGGAGAAGCTAGCTCGATTGAACTTTGATCTCTACGGGGAAGTTGAGGAGTTGCCAGAGGACCAAAGAAAGGGGGCCAGTGACTCTAATCTGGACAAGTTGATGTCAAAT ctgGAGGAACTCAGTTCATCAAT ACAAAATTTAAACCTGGCTGATTTTCAGGAAGTGCCCCGGACCTCCAGCATCTGA